The nucleotide sequence TTCACACTGAGTGATCAAGCTGAAGTTCATATACTTTTTACATGATTTATTTGGGATATGTGTATATATTTCCTTTTAGGCTATACTTATGCACTGGGAAAATGGAAGGGGACCATTTTCACAAAGCCTTTTAGCCTTCCTGGAACACTTTTAAATCAGAGAGCTGAGCTTCTGGGAAAGAAGAGATATGCTTCATTCAATGCCAGGGCATAATAATAGGACACAGGCCATCCCTGGCTGCTGTAAGATTAGATAACTGACAAATCCATCAACTCAAGTATCTTCAACCAGTGTTTTATCCCTCAAAGCTGCTGGCTTCTGCCAATGAAGATGTTTGTCTTGCCTGCTGGGCCTGGATCCAccaggcttgttgaaagcctGAAGCTACAGAAAGGCTCCATATAATCTTACCCTTTAGAAAGGTTGGTGACAGACAAGAATTTCGTGGCCAGGTGATACACCCAGTACCCCCAAGTCTTAAAACAGCTCTAAAAAAGTGTCCAAACCTGTCACTTCAATCCCAGTTTTAAGAATCTAAACAAATTACAGAATCAGGCACCGTTTATTACATTCCTCAGAATTATGGGACTCTTATCTTTCATTTTAAGCACATGTATTTTTAACCCAAAAAATGTGGATAAAAGTTCTAAAACACCAAGAAACAATTGACCCTGAGCAAGCAGCTGACTGGCAAAATTGCAGTGCTTCTGTGCATACAGTCACCAAAGCTGAACTAAGAAGGCTGCATGAACTAGATGTCATGGCTGCATCCTCAAGTCTTCAAGTATGGGCTGCACCAAACAGTTGTAAAAGCAGGTGTGGGGGCAATTTCAAGCAGAGAAGAGGTAGGTAGGAAGCTGGCTGATCCATGTGCTGCCTTTCCCCCTGTCCATTCACATTTCTCCTAGCCAAGTTCCAAGACTGGAAATAAACCCTGCTAGGAGAAAAACCACCTGTGTGTCAGTGGTgaattccagctctcatcagcaccagacaccatggccactggtcaaggatgatgggaaatgaagtccagcaacagctgcagGGTCATAATGAGATATTAGGGGAATGGCCTGGTACCCATTCTGGTCCCTTCTTCAAATTGCCACTGCCCTCATTTAAAGCTGTTTAGACTATCACATTTGGTATTAATTCTCAGCCTTACTAGTGCAGTTCTATGCTTAACACAGAGCAGTTCTGcaatggctttattttattttatttttatttaagatatgcagacgataccatactactagcagaaaccagtcatgatttaaaacgaatgctgatgaaagttaaagtggagagcacaaaagcagaactacagctgaacgacagatgctcttggaggtcgctgattcatagggtcgccataagtcatagtcgacttgaaggcaaacaacaacaacatttattttacaaaatttaGAAACTGCTAGAttgtgggggaaaaaaacccacctctaaggggtttacaagaaacattaaaattaccaataaaaacagttaaaaacaagaaagcattaaaaaagacaattaaaataacagtaaattaaaaagatttaaacacatcaacatctatgtgtctggtaGGCACATGCAGATGTATTCCATGGGACAGACTCTTAATCACCCAGAGTGGAAGAGTCATGGCCATTCAGCTTAAGAGAACTGTTTCTTTCTGAGAAGCATCTTATCAACAAATACCTTGCAGGCACAGATAAGCATTTTTGTGGCGTTCATTGACTTGGAAGCAAACTTTGACTCTAACCCTTGCTAATGCTTTTGGAGGAAGTTGCAGTCAGTGGATAAATTCAAAACTATTAACCTCCTTAATAAGGATGCATGCTGGAATGACTTTACCTGCTGGAGCTGGGTTAAATGACCAATTTTCAAACAGTGTTTCAGTTGCTAGGGGTGTATCAGAGGGCTCTCTTACTTTTTACCGTTTACTTTTTCCTGCTCTGAGCAGGGggtataggctccttccaactctattattttaTGAGACACAGGGTTACCACCTTATCTTTTTTTGCAAGGAAGTAGCCAGAGAAAGAGAGCCTTTCCTAATGCAACCTATTTAGTTCAGGATATAGGGAGATATTTGAAAATGAGACTCCCTGGTTCACAGCTCACTCTCTAGAGCAGAAGGAAAAATAATCTGTGTGTGGaacactcattctctctctctctccaactgtCTGCTAAACTAACCTGTGCTAAACTAACAAACATACATACTACAACTCAGCCTGCTAAAGAACTTGATAAAGACAGGCTGTTGCATGGTAGAACAATCTTGCAAACAACTGATTTATAATGCCAAAAATGAAACACATTTTCCACACACCTTCAGTCAGCATATTCTGTTAGCACACAGAGCCCTCTGTTGGCAAACTGTGGACCTGCACCAAGAACAGGAACTCCTTATACCTTCTGAAAAAACAATATTGCTATAGAAGGAAATTCCACTCCTCCTATGAAGAAATTCTTTAGTGTCAACGCTAGATGAAAGACTGATTTATTGACCATTTAGTGCACAGCTACAAAAACAGTGGAAATAGAATGACAGCTTGTGAAACTGAAAACTCTTGGAGAAGAATGGGCAGaagcaagcttttttaaaaaatgtggaatgGCAAAAGAGGATGTAAATCATattataatgaaaataaattgtGCATCCTGGTACAGGCTGACACCGGCAAGGGTCTTTTACACATCTCTGCCAAGCACACTGCTGCTCTGAACAACTATCTCCGATGCTCCAGCTTTTTGACATCATTCAATTGTATCATCCAGTGGTTCCTCTATGCAGCGTAGCTCTACCAGCATGAATTTAGTCCAGTAAGGTGCACCGATCCCAACTCTGCCACCTGCAATCTGCCATTATTATTGCCACAATTAGCCTGCACTGTTTATTCAGCACCACGTATCCTGCCTCACTGAACCTGCATCTTGATTTCCTGCACAAACAGTGCAAAGGATTATAGTGTCCTATATTACTGTTTGTGTGCATACGTGACTTGCAGGGCCTGGGGGCAGGTTAAAGAACAATATCTTCTCCATGCCTTTATCATTTTTAGCACTAGCTTTTCTACCACTCcagtttattttgttttgaagTCAGAATACAGGTCAAAAATGCACAGTgattgtacatgtgtgtgtgactGACCCCAGGGGTTTGGGCCCATTCCTATCTTTCGCCGATGGCAGAAACGACCTGGAAAAGAAGATGTAATTACATTTAGAAAAATGAACCAGGAGCTGGatcatttattttaataatcaatttaataatttttctgttaatatataccattatatttttattgttttatgtgtcTGCTTGGTCGAAGCTTATTTGACATGCATTGTTCCTATgagaaaaaggttttaaaaacatacatataattGGAATCTCTTTGCTAAACCAGTCAATATTTTGTTACTTTGCTAAACCAGTCAATATTTTGTTAATCATAGCTGAGAGACACAGGATGGAATCTACACTACCCCAGCAGACAAGAGGGTTCCGCCAGGTCTTGTCGACACGTTCGGCAACATTCCTACACGTTCAGATGGCAGATCCTCATGGGCTCTGCATTCTTCTCGCCATCGCTGAAGCAAGTGCTGAAGAAAGGGTAGAACCTGCGTGCCCTAACCTGGTGGAAGGTGAAGAGATGGGACATGTCCTCAGCATTATAAAAGGCCACCTTCCTTGCCCTGCAGTCCAACAGGATGCCCACTTTTCTTAGCAAGCATCCAGGATTCAGGTGCACCCAGGGAGCATCTGCAGCCCAATACTGAGACTTCTCCCGCAGTCGTATAGCCCAGTAGCCATTCTTTGGGCACAGTTTGACTTTTGCTGCCCTGTCCACCGAGTCTGCTGCCACTCCCAGATCCCACTTGGTCTTGGTGCCCACCCAGACCTCCCAGTAATGCCTCCCACTCTGAAAGGACTCTTTTGTTAGCACATTCACACACTGCAGGAAACGGCTGGGACTTCTGGGCACAGACTGGGGCATCTTTCTCTCTGTCACTGCAGTCAGGTCTTTGGAAAGGATGAGGTTAGGATGAGCCGATTCTGGGTCCAAGGTCAGAGTAGCAGGAGCTGTAGGAAGAGAATATATTGGAATTTAATGAATATATGattaatctaataaataataacaataacaacaacaaacccaagTAGGGTGTTGCCAAGTGCACCCGAGTTCATGAACTCTGTTTGGTCCCTTTATCCTCTTGCAATGGGGGCAACTCACCTGGGCAGATGGATTTCAGCACCCTTCTCCAAACTACATACTGCATAGGTCCATCATACAAGTCCTTGTGCTGCTCTATATTAAAGGCAGTTAACTCTTTCACCTGCACTGCAGGCctggagaagaaagaaagaaaaagtctgCTAAGCAAGACAAGCTTCCAGATACTTCCAAATTTGTAACATGAATCACAACAGATCTGAAAGTACTTCAGCCAGTTCACATTTAATTGTATACCCACAATGTACTTTACATTAGCTCTGTGCAGCAGACTACTGAACTCCCAGTTTCATGAGGATAGGGCAATAAGTTGGTTTGTGTGTGCAACTTGGCCAGAGCAATTTGTTTAGTCCACATAACTGCAGGCAGCATGCTCAAATTATTGGGGAATGTGgtctttttttttgaggggggagccTTAATGAAACCCACAAGCCCCACCTTGACTCTCATCATATTTAGCCAAAGCATGCCCTTCTTCCTTATAGCCTTTTAATTAGGGGCCATCACAAAAGGTAAGAGCAGTGGGCCTCTTCTGTCCCCCCCCACATACTTAGAGCCTTACCTGAGACCCCAGGTCGAAGGGCAACATGCTATCTAGTGAATGGCCCGTTTGCAGGCATTTCAAGAGTGAGTCATCCTTGGTAAAGGATGCAGTTTCTAGGGTTCCTGTTATCTAGTACATCACAGGGGAAATTCTGGCCTGAGCAAGCCACTGGCTTCCCTCTGCCTGAGGGGCTTATTGGCATCTACTGGCTAGAGAGCCAGAAAAAAGCAGCCACAAGTCCCATGAAGGCCAAATTCCAGAATGGAGACATGCATGATAACAGTTTCTGTGATGTACTCAACAGAAGCATGAGCCAAATACTCTGAAACCAATTCTCCTTAAATTTTGATGGCAGCCCAAGAGCAGTCTTAACCCTGTCTTCCATGAGTCTGCTTTCTTCTCTCCCCAGCAGAGTGAGCTGGCAAAATGACTTGCCTTGGCGATCTTTCAGTGCCATCAATCAAGGGGGGGGATGGAGTATGTGTGTGCTTTGTCCAACTTTAGTTATTAAAGCAGCTTGGCAGTTCCACAATTAGACAGAGCAACAATGATTTTAAGGCAGCCCACCAGCCACATGGGATGGCTGATTAAATTTGtgcccccaccctcaccccccaGCCTACCTGACCTACAAAAACCCAAACCAAAACAGAAAGTTTGTCAAGCAGCTGACAAACAATATTATATGGCTGGCAGGGTTCATCCAGCTTGACTTGCAAAATTTGCAGGCCTGCTGTAGGCTTATTTACATCACCATCTCTCTTTACAGAACATAGGAGTCCTGTcagttcaggccagtggcccatctaatccagcaccccattctcacagtgcccaaccagatgcctgcgggAAGCCCATAATCagtacctgagtgcaacagccctctccccacttgtaactgccagcaactggtgtttagaGGTTAATTGCCGAGGTATAACAtaaccatcgtggctagtagacCACAGAAGTCCATTCTGAGCATTTCCTTGAGGTAATGTGGGAGAACCCCACTAAAGCAGTTAAATCTGGGGAGCCCATCTCTGTGCCTTTAGTTTTACATCGTCAATGCTGAGCCTGGCACACCTATGCAACAATGTCAGTGTTCACACGGGGACAGATCTACCTATATTCCCTCGGGTGTCGTGTCAGCCTCTCTCCAGTGCTTTATTTCTCAGTGCTTTAAAAACTAACGCTCTTTAATAACACCCCACCTTAAaacatcccccctcccagctGAGAAGGTGAGATAAGAGGCTCATGAAAAGAAAAACTGCTTTTTCCCCTTTCCTGACACATACCTAATAGCCACATTTTCCACCTGCAACAAGAAAACACAGAACATTAATAAAACACCTCACTTAATCCTTATTACAGCTGCTCACATAAAATTCTACTGTCCTGTATCCTGCCTCTGTATGGAAAGacagacaattaaaaacaaaatgttaaaagcaCAATTTCAAGTGGCCACCTGGGAATGACATGTATACTGCCTTGAGCACCATGAtgcaagaaaggtgggatataaacataagaaAATGAGCAAATGAAGAGGCAGCTAATCCTGAAGGTTTGGGGGCTAGTGCTGGTGCATATATACAAGTTTCTGCAAGTGAAAAGGAGGAGAGGTTCAAGAGAAGGCAGATTCTTCATTCCTTTTATCATCCAAGACTGAAAGGCTAGAACCTAGACTGGATCACTGACAGAGGTCAGGAGAAAATGCCATACACACATAGCAACATAACCCTAGTTATTCTGTACTTTGTGCAATTCAATTTTCAGTCACTCTGGGGTCCATTCTTCACTGAAAAATGAGGGCTTAAATATATTATGCttatataaaaaatataatcCACTTTTTGGCTCTAGCAATTGACCCTAAGGCGGCTTTAACTTTCAAAATTCTACAATCAGTACAATAAAAGCTGATACAATATCACCATCATCTTCCACCATGTAGAAGTCTGATGATGGAAGGAGACAGACAAGGAAAAGAATATATGAGATCTTTCCCAGTTGTGTCATTAGAGTGGGTTGGCAGTTCTATAGCGGAGAGGAAACAGTAACTTTTTAATGCAGACCTGCAAAACAGgaaatgatctgaaggcacataatacagTAACCTTGCTTAAACTAAGCAGCTCTGCATCTGGTCAGTGTCTTGATTCAAGATTGCCTGGGAATTCTATGAATGCCACCTTAACTTCCATGGAAAAAGAGAAATGATATAAATgaagtatgtttttttaaagtttttttaattttcaaaataaacaaaatataaacataaccaacaaaataaacacaaaataTTACACTATGTAGATAATAATCATATTGCTTCtaaagattacattttgattatccatAGTGAATTATTAACACAATTTTAATTTATACATTAATACTGTTCCCTTTCCTGCAGGACTGTTGAATATCATTCCTATCCTCTTTCATTTACTGGACCATTTAATAATAGTGCCATATCCAGAGATCCTTATATCTTGTAGATTTATATAATTGATAAGATCATAACATACTGAAATGAAATTAGCTGAGGCTGTTTGAGAAAATCATTGGCCGTAATGGCACCAGGTGATGGGAGctgggcccaacaacatctggagggccacagcttactCACCCTTGGCCTACGCTGCCTGGAAGCAGCTCCCAGAGGGTCAGACCTCTCTGAACCCTTCTCCAGTTCTGCCTGGTGAATGCCAGAGAttggacttgggaccttctgcatgcaaagcctgtgctttcacccactgagctccagcccttccccTCTCCACATGCACAGCTccatctcttcccctctccatatgcaagcaatttctgtgGTCTTAGTACCATATGCAAATAGCAAAACAGGTCTAGGATGTTCACCACCAAGCTCAAAAAAGGCAGCAGGAAAAACGAACATAGGATTTTGGTGTATACGACAGCACAAAAAGAGAAAGGCACAAAATATCAAGGAAACGCTGTGGGCCCTGCCACGATTGCTGTTACAGGTTTCTGAAGCAGACTCCATGCCTACGGAGCTACACTCACATTGTCAACAGCAGTGAGTTCTTAAGACCACATTGTTCGAACCAGTATCCCTGTCGGAACTGCCTCTTCACGCCTATCCCAGACTATGCACCAAAGGATCCTGCGGGAGAAACACTCGCAAACCTCCTGACAAAGGCTCCTCGGTCAATTCATGGAACAAGCATGCTGCGGCTACCATGGCAACCAACTACATAAAAACATCGTATCAAGCAACCAGTAATAGTTCCATCTTAAACAAAGGGGTCTTACCATGGGGGGGTTGCGGGGAATGGCACCTGTAAATTTTCCTTTATGCCAGAAGTGGGAAACAGAAAGATGCAAGGGGTTTTGTGGGAAGGCAAGGGTTCTGGCCACACCTCACCTCTGTGAAAAATAGAGGGAATAGGAGGCCAAATTTTCAATGATATATAAAACAATAGCTCTCATTATAGAGGCAGACAGACATTTGCTTTCTGTGACAATGTTATTTAGAAGAAATTGACAAGGGCTTATTCTGGTCTAGACAATGTTACAAGGGTAGTAAAATGTATTATTAATAGAGACAAATTTCAAACTGAAGTTCAAATATGGAAAGATTTCTTTGAAAGTGCGTAATtctcgggacttccgggaagggtgacttagcctgtgcctgcttttgagacgggctcctgcctcaaaagaagcttattcagatatatcagtcagttttttcttttttttttgactgattaaacttctcccgggtagggagaaacgaagagattaacctcaaagcctatttttgttgggacgaccagatctcattaatttatgggacgaggtccagccgacgaaggtgggacggattttcaacagcaagctctatctggaaaagcgaacgttcatcttatcttctaagagagaacgcactaacaggcaagcacccttctttctatatttttcttttacttgacttaaattgttgctgtttaaaagagatttgccagattgatcagtttttgacatctcactggggagccataacttctctctgctacgcactaattaatagcttatctctgtttttgttgcaaaaagctgtcctggatttgcattctaaagatatacacagaagagggatttctattccagatttttattttgaaaaatattatactgttttgagactactctctttttggtctattttattttgacgaatctgtttcttgacgattgccattaattgtttcgatcctgggaactgcattttgtttacttaactattggagagataaggctgtctgctctgtttatactgtgatgtcaccaagtttggagaattaacccaattgttgctgaaataagaagtggttttcctatatttttcttttaaaatggcaattaagaaagtggctgaaaatctggaaataactatgtttcagaaaataatggatgagattgagataatgaaaattgaattgagtaaaatgaagcaggagattaaagatataagggtccctgtgagagaggtgaccctggaaggggtccctgtgagagaggagaccccggagattggaacaggggtccctgtgagagaggagaccctggagactggaataggggtccctgtgagagaggagatcccggagattggaaccaacgtggaacaggaacaagatttggagtctatggactttagaaataaaatctattgtttggaactcaatgttatctctgaagaaatgaatgaagattctagagataaagttatcaatggcatggataatcttctggactggaatgatgtgatggagcccaatatagagaaaatctatggaattaactgcagccatgtgacaatggaaaaacttttaagagatgacccagtgtattttgaaaaaaagaacagagatatgattttacagcagtatttcagcaacctattcagaatggatggcaagaaaatatttgggatagaggtaattcccatcagactcttactatatgactatggctttgacagcaagattattatggaatactgataatggaagattggatattgaaattactggacttaacaagactactgaagatggaagatggaaaatggaactaatagagataatagaacaatggctactgaaattattgaacctaacagattctgatgtgatggattaattgaaatgtttattttgactatggttatgacaataagattatcataattagtaatgagatggattaatcgatatgcttatctggaaaaaaaaattgatagatatatttcttaaagaattgaaacctctctttgactttttgtggaaagaataaagtaatgtttatgagatttgatgattaagtaagataactactggaggaaagtgattttataatatgacttaagagacaggattgttatatattatagacttataactgatttgatctttgacaaatgggaagtcaatattttactctttattttttatttttgttttttttttctttttttctttttgtttaactatttttgattttgttttttgtctttgaatgttttatgattttgtcttgtatgttttatgaaaatctgaataaaaattattgaaaaaaaaaagaaagtgcgtaattctctcacacacacacacaaacacacacgacCCATTCCCAGGTCCTATTGGCTCTTCATAAAGTGGTTGGATGGCTACCTGACAGGGATGGTGTAGCAGTGGACTTCCTGCTGCACtgtcagggggttggactagatgacctttgaggtaccTTCCAAGTCTATAACTTCAGGGTGTTGTTTTCTTTTACAAGCATTGCTCCACTTCCCTAATGAACATAGAATGAAGTACGAGATGATACTTTGCTTGGTAAATAAACTCACAGAAAACTATAGTACTGTCAGTAAGTGGTGTGTCTGACAGTGTGGAGAAGATGAAGGACATGACTGAGAAAGCAAGCGAGAAAATGCAACTCTGCCTCCCACACCCATTGCCTAGATTCTGCCCCCTCTCATTTGAAACCCAAGAAGTCTCACCTCCAGCAGTAACAAGCTCCCTGGCTTGTCAAGGTTTTGCTGAATGTGCTCCATGTTCTTCTTTAACTCAGATATTGCCATCTCGAGTCGTGCAGCATCTCCTTCCAGCCTCATCATCCACTGTTCCTCTTGTCTGGCCAGCTCCATCAGCACAGTTCTTTCCTCCTCTTCCAGGATCCGATGAAGATACTCAAATTCTGCCCGGATCCCGGAGTTAAGTTCACCCGATGTTTTCTGAGAAGATGTCAAAACCGCAAGAAAGAGTGAAAGAGTATGAAGGCAACACATTCAAGCACATCCACAGGACATTTCAAAAGAGCCAGTACATCTGTGTGACAGGAAACACAAGGTCTTGGCCGAGAGGAGAGCAGTCTGCAGCACTTCTTATGCAAAACATTCACATCAGTGCTCACTGCCTCCTTAGCAATGTGTGCTGCCACAGAACTAGGTTGCTTCCATACTAGTTATTTAATCTGGGACTGCCATCCATCATTCACGAATTGTTTACAAGAGACTGCTGATGTTGTTTCATTACATTACAATATTCTGTTTTGTTGTGCTGTCTTTTTTCAGGCCTGATTGGTGGCAATTGTTTCTCACCTAAAACACAATTGCATTGCCAGTCTTTTCAGTGTGGATGAAGCTTTTCAGAGTTACTACAGTTTTAGTTAGAAGTTTCCCCTTTGTGGCTTCTTTCTCTAATTGCTTCTTGTTCAGTGCTGCTGTGACATTTTTAACAAACTGCCCCTTGCCTGGTCCTTAGGCAATCAGTTCCAGACATGCCTGCTGTTTCTGTCCTTCTCCAAAGCAAGATCCTGCCTCTTCCTCCGTGCTTGATAGAGGACTCAAAGAGACAAAGTATTTTCTGAATTGCAGGAAGTTTTAGAGAAGGCAGGTTTCCTTCTCCAAACAAGAAAAGACTTTGCCTCTCTCTCAAGCCCTCTAACCAACACAGAATGCTGGAAGGGGAGACAGTTTCTCCTGCTGTTTCGTCCTCTTTCCCAAAGTCCTTGTAAGTGACAGAAGACCCCTACTATCCCTTGGGCCCTCTTATTAAgcgcagaggagagagagagagagagagagagagagagagagagagagagagagagagagagagagtcttgtCTCACTTCCACAGAAGCTTGGATAAGGacaaaaagagcagaaaaaatgCCAGCTGTTTCCTTTTCTGATCTATACTGCTGCATGGGTGAGAGTCTGCTGCAGGCTCCACGAGCCCCTCTCACTAGGAGGCAAGCGATACTCACTCCTGTCCTGGTGAGTGGCACCATCAATGCCCATCTCCCGTTATTCAGATGCATAGGATTCCAGTTCAGGATAAGCtctgcccatgggaagcttgtGGAGATCAGATGCAGTGCAAACCCTGCAAGCAGCCTCTCAGCAAAACGGCCTTGAATCTGAAGCAGAGCGTCTAGCTCCTCAGCAGTGGGAGCCCTTGCAAACTGTGAATTCCATTCG is from Rhineura floridana isolate rRhiFlo1 chromosome 3, rRhiFlo1.hap2, whole genome shotgun sequence and encodes:
- the LOC133380308 gene encoding zinc-binding protein A33-like isoform X2 — translated: MLECMHHFCRECIQSYWDRSSKVATCPQCRQEFPTRSFRSQYLVSGVVETVRRCTSEEHKEKMQKHLQEAFQSYQVECEKLMGMKHEAEENICSLLKTSGELNSGIRAEFEYLHRILEEEERTVLMELARQEEQWMMRLEGDAARLEMAISELKKNMEHIQQNLDKPGSLLLLEVENVAIRPAVQVKELTAFNIEQHKDLYDGPMQYVVWRRVLKSICPAPATLTLDPESAHPNLILSKDLTAVTERKMPQSVPRSPSRFLQCVNVLTKESFQSGRHYWEVWVGTKTKWDLGVAADSVDRAAKVKLCPKNGYWAIRLREKSQYWAADAPWVHLNPGCLLRKVGILLDCRARKVAFYNAEDMSHLFTFHQVRARRFYPFFSTCFSDGEKNAEPMRICHLNV
- the LOC133380308 gene encoding nuclear factor 7, brain-like isoform X1, translating into MAHRSQEQSLREELTCAICYDLFQDPVMLECMHHFCRECIQSYWDRSSKVATCPQCRQEFPTRSFRSQYLVSGVVETVRRCTSEEHKEKMQKHLQEAFQSYQVECEKLMGMKHEAEENICSLLKTSGELNSGIRAEFEYLHRILEEEERTVLMELARQEEQWMMRLEGDAARLEMAISELKKNMEHIQQNLDKPGSLLLLEVENVAIRPAVQVKELTAFNIEQHKDLYDGPMQYVVWRRVLKSICPAPATLTLDPESAHPNLILSKDLTAVTERKMPQSVPRSPSRFLQCVNVLTKESFQSGRHYWEVWVGTKTKWDLGVAADSVDRAAKVKLCPKNGYWAIRLREKSQYWAADAPWVHLNPGCLLRKVGILLDCRARKVAFYNAEDMSHLFTFHQVRARRFYPFFSTCFSDGEKNAEPMRICHLNV